One Vigna unguiculata cultivar IT97K-499-35 chromosome 7, ASM411807v1, whole genome shotgun sequence genomic region harbors:
- the LOC114191986 gene encoding golgin subfamily A member 3 isoform X3 gives MDDLKNFRDVFLSSLALEGITLSMIINAPNEEEVSLMSEIYGLCMKGGKEEHTALLSSIQDLAKAFSRYEDEVLAKREELLQYVQNAISGLKVNADLMRIEVEACKLKENIENMKARNQDGNVNSPKETTAEEIELVDEDMVQVIQMCSKLEELLLKKKYFSSGDSPQLHAEKVDKLKVLSESLANSATKAETRITENRTQKEEALHFRAAKSDEVSLVEKELSLEIEELERQRDELEEKLRKVNNLLTCARIRFHNAREEREQFDEASNEILALLKTKEEEMLRAITSYTVEANVVDTWIKFLESTWVFQTSVTKRKDEQVNAELERYGYHFANLVVHLLRYYKGKLGSYVTQIRILVDSLRFKPGLAMSSMTTNEGLKLANPRKRLEEEYLDIETKFLAILNVVDTMNKQFHIQKEGIFRKDSDKVTQLFDDIEKIKEEFESIERPKLELEIPTERSETPSSQIISRTPSPPSAKKPKQNGTRHSFSLPGRSQIEIELDKLSEDDSSEEISEWEFDDLDKDRHSRS, from the exons ATTATTAATGCACCGAATGAGGAAGAAGTTTCCCTAATGTCGGAGATATATGG TCTTTGTATGAAAGGAGGAAAGGAAGAACATACTGCCTTGTTATCCAGCATACAAGATTTGGCTAAAGCATTTTCTAGATATGAAGATGAAGTTCTg GCCAAGCGAGAAGAGTTGCTTCAATATGTACAAAATGCAATTTCAGGGTTGAAAGTGAATGCTGATCTTATGAG AATAGAAGTTGAAGCGTGTAAGTTGAAGGAAAACATTGAGAATATGAAGGCAAGGAACCAAGATGGAAATGTAAATTCACCTAAAGAGACAACTGCCGAAGAAATAGAG TTGGTTGATGAAGATATGGTACAAGTTATTCAAATGTGTTCTAAGTTGGAGGAACTCTTACTGAAAAAGAAATACTTTAGCTCTGGTGATTCTCCACAACTTCATGCTGAAAAG GTTGAcaaattgaaagttttatcagaGTCTCTTGCAAATTCTGCCACAAAAGCTGAGACTCGCATCACAGAAAACAG AACTCAAAAAGAAGAAGCACTTCATTTTCGGGCAGCTAAATCTGACGAGGTTAGCCTAGTTGAGAAG GAATTATCCTTGGAGATTGAAGAACTTGAGAGGCAGAGAGACGAGCTTGAAGAAAAACTGAGAAAG GTCAACAACTTGTTGACATGTGCACGTATCCGCTTCCAtaatgcaagagaagaaagagagcAATTTGATGAAGCAAGCAATGAAATTCTTGCACTTCTAAAAACAAAG GAAGAGGAGATGCTGCGAGCCATTACTTCATATACAGTGGAAGCTAATGTTGTTGATACATGGATCAAGTTTCTAGAGAGCACATGGGTCTTCCAAACTTCAGTCACAAAGAGAAAGGATGAGCAGGTCAA TGCTGAACTGGAGAGATATGGTTATCATTTTGCGAATTTGGTGGTTCATCTTCTGCGTTATTACAAG GGAAAATTGGGTTCGTATGTTACTCAAATAAGAATACTTGTGGATAGTTTAAGATTCAAACCAGG GTTAGCAATGTCATCAATGACAACCAATGAAGGTTTGAAATTAGCAAATCCAAGGAAAAGGCTTGAAGAAGAATACTTGGATATTGAAACCAAG TTTTTGGCCATTCTGAATGTAGTGGACACCATGAACAAGCAGTTTCACATTCAAAAGGAAGGCATTTTCAG AAAAGACAGCGACAAGGTGACACAACTGTTTGATGatattgagaaaataaaagaggaaTTTGAATCTATTGAGAGGCCAAAACTGGAACTTGAGATTCCAACTGAAAGGTCAGAAACACCATCAAGTCAAATAATCTCCAGAACCCCTTCTCCTCCCTCGGCTAAAAAACCAAAGCAAAATGGAACGAGACACTCTTTCTCACTGCCTGGAAGATCACAGATAGAAATAGAACTTGACAAATTAAGTGAAGATGACTCATCAGAAGAGATAAGTGAATGGGAGTTTGATGATCTTGACAAAGATCGTCACTCCAGGAGTTGA